CCTCGCCCCCGGGGCCCTCGAGACGCTGCGCACCACCGTGCTGCTCGTCGTCCCGGCGGGCATCACCGCGCTCCTCATCGCCTCGCTGCTGGCCTGGATCAACGAGCGCACCGACGCCCGCATCGGCGCACTGGCCGACGTGACCCCGATCCTCCCGATGTTCATCCCGCCCGTCGCGGGCGCGATCGGCTGGGTGTTCCTCGCCGCCCCGAGCGCCGGGCTGCTCAACGGCGCCATCGAGGGCTTCTTCGGCTGGTTCGGGATGGACGTCGACGGCCCGCTCGACATCTTCACGTGGCAGGGCCTCTTCTTCGTCTACGTGCTCGACCTCGTGCCGTTCGCCTACATCACGCTGGCCGCCGGGTTCCGCAACCTCGACCCGGTCGCCGAGGAGGCCGCCCGCATCAGCGGCGCCGGGCCCCTGGAGACCTTCCGCCGTGTGACGCTGCCCAGCCTCGGACCGTCGTTGGCGGCGCGCTGCTCATCGTGATGGCCATCGGGTTCGCGCTCTTCTCGACCCCGGTGGTGATCGGCACGCAGGCGGGCGTCGACGTGCTGTCGGTCGAGATCGTCGAGGGCGATGACCCGCTCGTTCCCGGCCGACGAGGCGAAGGCCCTCGGCCACGGCGTCCTGCTGCTCGGCATGGTGACCATCGCCTGGCTCCTCCAGCGGCGCCTCGTGCGCTCGACGGGCCACGCCACGGTCGGCGGCAAGGGCCTCAACTCCCAGCCGACCCGCCTCGGCGCGTTCCGCCACGTCGCGCGGTTCGTGATGGTGCTCTACCTGCTCGGCGCCAGCGTGCTGCCGATCCTGGCCCTCGTCGTCGTCTCCCTCGAGCGCTACTGGACCGCCTCGATCCCGTGGGGCAGCCTCACCCTCGACAACTACCGCGCGCTCCTCGACAGCGCCATCGTGGTCGAGGCGCTGCGCAACAGCGTCGTCGTCGGTGTCACCTGCGCGACGATCGGCATGGCCCTGGCCGCGATCGTCGCCCGCATGACGCACGGCGAGACGTCCCGCTGGGCGGGCGTCGTGGAGGCCGTGACGCGCATCCCGGCGGCGGTGCCGATCCTGGTGCTGACGCTGGCGTTCATCGCGGCGTACCTGGGGGAGCCGTTCCGCCTCGGCGGCACGACGCTGCTCCTCGTCATCGCCTACACGGCCATCTTCTTCCCCCACGCGGTCGTCAACGCGACGTCGGCGTACCTGCAGGTCGGTCCCCAGCTCCGCGAGGCCGGAGCGGTGTTCGGGGTCTCGGAGGGCCGCACGTTCTGGCGCATCCAGCTGCCGCTGATGCTGCCGGGCCTGACGTCGGGCTGGGCGTTCCTGTTCGTGCTGGTCGCGGGCGACGTCACCGTCGCCTCCCTGCTGGCGGGTACCGGCAACCCCGTCGCGGGCTTCGTCATCCTCGACCGCTACAACACCGGCACCTACCCGCCGCTCGCCGCGATGGCCGTCATCACGACCCTCCTCACGACCGTGGTCGTGGGGGTCGCGCTCGGGCTGGCGCGCTGGCAGCGCTCCCGGGCGACCTCCGGCGTACGGCGGCGCGCAGGTCTCGCCGTACCCGACCCGTCCGCCCCGCCCGTCACCCACTGACCCCCGCCGACCTCACCGGCCCCTACTGAAGGAGCAGCACCATGACCGACCCCAGCACGCTCTCCGCCGAGCAGCGGCTCGCCCGGCTCGAGGACCGCGCCGCGATCCAGGAG
This Nocardioides alkalitolerans DNA region includes the following protein-coding sequences:
- a CDS encoding ABC transporter permease subunit; translation: MTRSFPADEAKALGHGVLLLGMVTIAWLLQRRLVRSTGHATVGGKGLNSQPTRLGAFRHVARFVMVLYLLGASVLPILALVVVSLERYWTASIPWGSLTLDNYRALLDSAIVVEALRNSVVVGVTCATIGMALAAIVARMTHGETSRWAGVVEAVTRIPAAVPILVLTLAFIAAYLGEPFRLGGTTLLLVIAYTAIFFPHAVVNATSAYLQVGPQLREAGAVFGVSEGRTFWRIQLPLMLPGLTSGWAFLFVLVAGDVTVASLLAGTGNPVAGFVILDRYNTGTYPPLAAMAVITTLLTTVVVGVALGLARWQRSRATSGVRRRAGLAVPDPSAPPVTH
- a CDS encoding ABC transporter permease subunit, with product MLLVVPAGITALLIASLLAWINERTDARIGALADVTPILPMFIPPVAGAIGWVFLAAPSAGLLNGAIEGFFGWFGMDVDGPLDIFTWQGLFFVYVLDLVPFAYITLAAGFRNLDPVAEEAARISGAGPLETFRRVTLPSLGPSLAARCSS